From a single Desulfovibrio sp. ZJ209 genomic region:
- a CDS encoding AbrB/MazE/SpoVT family DNA-binding domain-containing protein, which translates to MDIPLVPIGNSRGIRLPKALIAQCGFGDMVSLTVTDAGLLLSPVKQGRAAWEEALLAVPAAERAVDAREFAEFDQLDSGFDAAEWTWPQKP; encoded by the coding sequence ATGGATATTCCTCTTGTGCCCATCGGCAATTCGCGCGGCATCCGTTTGCCCAAGGCGCTCATTGCCCAGTGCGGGTTCGGTGATATGGTCTCCCTCACTGTCACCGATGCGGGCCTCCTGCTCTCGCCGGTGAAGCAGGGCCGCGCCGCGTGGGAAGAGGCGCTTCTTGCCGTCCCTGCCGCTGAAAGAGCCGTGGATGCGCGGGAATTTGCGGAATTCGACCAGTTGGATTCGGGCTTCGATGCCGCGGAGTGGACATGGCCCCAAAAACCGTGA